One window from the genome of Deltaproteobacteria bacterium encodes:
- a CDS encoding TetR/AcrR family transcriptional regulator: MVTIGSRPRSVRRQREHVARKRAIVKAASRLFVARGIEATTVEEIARACDLAKGTVYRYFTSKEEIAFALLIEDTEKLQAAARAALDPARPAVAQIEQLAVTYHRFSVAQAEPFRYMFVVPHHSYSGRVAPALLERWADLGRSSLRILADLLQQAEAEGDLAVPNPWASAVAIWSALTGVIVIPAQPVRAAFIGRLDLEQLVVHTTRVLLAGLRPQRPPARARSYAGRGGRRLRR, encoded by the coding sequence ATGGTCACCATCGGCTCGCGCCCGAGGAGCGTACGCCGTCAGCGCGAGCACGTCGCCCGCAAGCGCGCCATCGTCAAGGCCGCCAGCCGTCTGTTCGTGGCCCGCGGCATCGAGGCCACCACCGTCGAGGAGATCGCCCGCGCCTGCGATTTGGCGAAGGGTACCGTCTACCGCTACTTCACCAGCAAGGAAGAGATCGCCTTCGCGCTGCTGATCGAGGACACCGAGAAGCTGCAGGCGGCAGCGCGCGCCGCCCTCGATCCGGCGCGTCCGGCGGTGGCGCAAATCGAGCAGCTGGCGGTGACCTACCATCGCTTCTCGGTGGCGCAGGCCGAGCCCTTCCGCTACATGTTCGTCGTCCCGCATCACAGCTACTCGGGCCGGGTTGCGCCGGCGTTGCTGGAGCGCTGGGCCGACCTCGGCCGCTCCTCGCTGCGCATTCTCGCCGATCTGTTGCAGCAGGCAGAGGCCGAAGGCGATCTGGCGGTGCCGAATCCGTGGGCGAGCGCGGTAGCAATCTGGTCGGCGCTCACCGGCGTCATCGTGATTCCCGCACAGCCCGTGCGCGCCGCGTTTATCGGTCGGCTCGACCTCGAGCAGCTGGTGGTTCACACCACCCGCGTTCTGCTCGCGGGCCTGCGCCCGCAGCGGCCGCCGGCGCGCGCGCGTAGCTACGCCGGGCGCGGCGGCCGCCGGTTGCGACGGTAG